Proteins encoded by one window of Chromobacterium violaceum ATCC 12472:
- a CDS encoding nucleotide pyrophosphatase/phosphodiesterase family protein → MQPLLLLNVVGLTSRLIGEFTPRLAEFARQGFVQPLRNIVPAVTCSVQASMLTGLTPEQHGIVGNGWLFRELAEVWFWRQSNRLVGGERLWEAAKRHDPDFRCANLFWWYNMASSHDFGATPRPIYKADGRKLPDCHTKPAAWRDRLTAELGTFPLFHFWGPATSIASSRWIAEASKLAIADFRPSLLLSYLPHLDYDLQRHGPDLSHPAVRQSLRDIDAVAGDLIAHARENGYRVMLVSEYGITPVSRAVHLNRHLREAGLLQVRHEAGAEILDPSQCRAFAVADHQIAHVYLQPGLGARQMAEVEDVLRSIPGVAGVWQGRARGELGLNHERAGDLVALAEDDAWFSYYYWLDDARAPDFARTVDIHRKPGYDPAELFIDPNIRFPKLAVASRLAKRMLGMRSLMDVIGLDAGIVKGSHGLLARDAADAALLISDCPPACDGELSVTDIKSLALQAMFGADAAQAGQEARGLVGSP, encoded by the coding sequence ATGCAGCCGCTGCTGTTGCTCAACGTCGTCGGCCTGACATCGCGCCTGATCGGCGAATTCACGCCTCGTCTGGCGGAATTCGCCCGGCAGGGCTTCGTCCAGCCCTTGCGCAACATCGTGCCGGCGGTCACCTGCTCGGTGCAGGCCAGCATGCTGACGGGCCTGACCCCGGAGCAGCACGGCATCGTCGGCAACGGCTGGCTGTTCCGGGAACTGGCGGAGGTCTGGTTCTGGCGCCAGTCCAACCGGCTGGTCGGCGGCGAGCGCCTGTGGGAGGCGGCCAAACGGCACGATCCTGATTTTCGCTGCGCCAACCTGTTCTGGTGGTACAACATGGCGTCCAGCCACGATTTCGGCGCGACGCCGCGTCCCATTTACAAGGCGGATGGCCGCAAGCTGCCCGACTGCCACACCAAGCCCGCAGCATGGCGGGACCGGCTGACGGCGGAGCTGGGGACGTTTCCCTTGTTCCACTTCTGGGGACCGGCCACCTCCATCGCCTCCAGCCGCTGGATCGCGGAAGCCAGCAAGCTGGCGATCGCCGATTTCCGCCCCAGCCTGCTGCTGAGCTATCTTCCCCACCTGGATTACGACCTGCAGCGGCATGGGCCGGATTTGTCGCATCCGGCGGTGCGGCAGTCCTTGCGCGACATCGACGCCGTGGCCGGGGACTTGATCGCCCATGCGCGGGAAAACGGTTACCGGGTGATGCTGGTGTCCGAGTACGGCATCACCCCGGTCAGCCGCGCGGTGCACCTGAACCGCCATCTGCGCGAGGCAGGCCTGCTGCAGGTGCGGCACGAGGCGGGGGCGGAGATCCTGGACCCCAGCCAATGCCGCGCGTTTGCCGTGGCGGACCATCAGATCGCCCATGTCTATCTGCAGCCAGGGCTGGGCGCGCGCCAGATGGCCGAAGTGGAGGACGTGCTGCGATCGATTCCGGGCGTGGCGGGGGTATGGCAGGGGCGGGCGCGCGGCGAGCTGGGGTTGAACCACGAGCGCGCCGGGGATTTGGTCGCGCTGGCCGAGGATGACGCCTGGTTCAGCTATTACTACTGGCTGGACGACGCCAGGGCGCCGGACTTCGCGCGCACGGTGGACATCCATCGCAAACCCGGTTACGACCCGGCCGAGCTGTTCATCGACCCCAACATCCGCTTTCCCAAGCTGGCCGTGGCCAGCCGGCTGGCCAAGCGGATGCTGGGCATGCGCAGCCTGATGGATGTGATCGGCCTGGACGCCGGCATCGTCAAGGGATCGCATGGACTGCTGGCGCGGGACGCCGCCGACGCTGCGCTGCTGATCAGCGATTGCCCGCCTGCCTGCGACGGAGAACTGTCGGTCACCGACATCAAATCCCTGGCCTTGCAGGCGATGTTCGGCGCGGATGCGGCGCAGGCAGGGCAGGAAGCGCGCGGGCTGGTGGGCAGCCCCTGA